The sequence below is a genomic window from Cumulibacter manganitolerans.
GCGTCGCGGACGTCGTCCGCGCCGCGCGCTTCGTGCACCCGGGAGGGGCGGTGGCGACGAGCTACCCGGCCAACCCGAACGGCTCGCCCGAGGGGCTCACCGCGGTGACCACGCCGGACGGGCGGTTCACCGCGATGATGCCGCACCCCGAGCGGGTGCAGCGCAACATCCAGCTGTCGTGGACGACCGGCGCCCCGGCCCAGGAGAGTCCCTGGCTGCGAATGTTCCGCAACGCCCGGGCCAACCTGGGGTAGGCGGGTGGCCAAGACCGACCCCGCCCGCACGCGGGCGGCGATGGACGCCGTCACCGGCTGGCTCGACGACGAGGCCGCGACGCCGCCGCGGGCGGAGCTGGCCGCCGCCGTGCGGCTGTCGGCCCGGTATCTGGCGCTGCTGCACCCCGGTGGCGCGGTCGAGCTGCGCGTCCCGCCGTTCGTGGCCGTGCAGTGCCTGGAAGGACTCGACCACCGGCGCGGCACGCCGCCGAACGTGGTCGAGACCGACCCGCGGACCTGGCTGCTGCTGGCTACCGGCCGGCTGGCCTGGACGGACGCGCTCGCGGCCGGCCGGGTCGTCGCCAGCGGCGCGCGCGCGGATCTGTCGGCTGTGCTGCCGGTGCTGCCCACCCGCTGAGCGGGCGTGGCGGATCGGACACTGCGCGCGGGTGTCGGGGGGCGTGGATCGCACCTAGAATCGACGGGTACGGCGCACACCACCGGCAGCAGCCGGCCCAAGCCTGGGAGTCCCACATTGCAGCCAGCCCGTGAGCCTCGCGAGATCCGTGACGAGCCCCGCGAGGAGTGCGGCGTCTTCGGCGCGTGGGCACCCGGCGAGGACGTCTCCAAGCTCGCCTACTACGGCCTCTACGCCCTGCAGCACCGCGGCCAGGAGGCCGCCGGCATCGCCGTGAGCGACGGCTCGCAGATCGTCGTCTACAAGGACGTCGGCCTGGTCAGCCAGGTATTCGACGAGGCGACCCTGTCCAGCCTGCGGGGCCACATCGCCGTCGGGCACTGCCGCTACTCGACGACCGGCGGCTCGAGCTGGGAGAACTCCCAGCCGACGTTCCGCACGACGTCCACCGGCACGTCGATCGCGCTGGGGCACAACGGCAACCTGGTCAACACCGCCGAGCTGGCCCGCCGCGCGGAGGAGCACGGCGTGCCCGGGATGAGCGGGACGTCGACCGACTCCGACCTCGTCACGGCGCTACTGGCCAGCCGCCCGGACCTCAGCGTCGAGGCGGCGGCCATGGAGCTGCTCCCCACGCTGCGCGGCGCGTTCTCCCTGGTGTTCTGCGACGAGCACACGCTGTACGCCGCCCGCGACGCGCACGGCGTCCGGCCGATGGTGCTCGGGCGCCTGGAGCGCGGCTGGGTGGTCGCGTCCGAGACCGCGGCGCTGGACATCGTCGGCGCGTCGTTCGTCCGGGAGATCGAGCCCGGCGAGCTGATCGCGATCGACGAGGACGGCCTGCGCTCCGAGCGGTGGGCGACGCCCACGCCGAAGGGCTGCGTGTTCGAGTACGTCTACCTCGCCCGCCCGGACACCACGATCGCCGGCCGCGGCGTGCACGCCGCCCGCGTGGAGATCGGCCGCCGGCTGGCCCGCGAGCACCCCGTCGAGGCCGACCTCGTGATCCCCACTCCGGAGTCCGGCACGCCGGCGGCGATCGGCTACGCCGAGGAGTCCGGCATCCCCTACGGGCAGGGCCTGGTCAAGAACGCCTACGTCGGGCGCACCTTCATCCAGCCCTCGCAGACCATCCGTCAGCTCGGCATCCGGCTCAAGCTCAACCCGCTGCGGGACGTCATCCGCGGCAAGCGGCTGGTCGTCGTCGACGACTCGATCGTGCGCGGCAACACCCAGCGTGCGCTGGTGCGCATGCTGCGCGAGGCCGGCGCGGTCGAGGTGCACGTGCGCATCTCGTCACCCCCGGTGAAGTGGCCGTGCTTCTACGGCATCGACTTCGCCAGCCGCGCGGAGCTCATCGCCAACGGTCTGGACAACGACGGCATCCGCACCACGCTGGGCGCCGACTCGCTCGGGTACGTGTCCCTCGACCAGCTGGTCAAGGCGACCGAGCAGCCCGCGTCGCGGCTGTGCACCGCATGCTTCTCCGGCGAGTACCCCATCGAGCTGCCGTCGGCGGACCTGATCGGCAAGCACGTCCTCGAGGGCGTGCAGCGGCGGGTGGACGCCGACCCGGCCGACGGCCTGGAGTCGTTGGAGGCCTCAAGCGGGGCCGAGGACGCCGTCCGCCGCCCCTAGCCGCTCGCCGCCTCCCGGCTGCCTCGTTCTGCGGGGCAGCCGGCGACGATAACCGCCGCCTAGCGTGCCCCGCTGCCCCGCAGAACCGGGCGTCGCGACCGAGCGCGCGGGGGACTAGCCGTTGATCACCGCGGCCATCGACCTGACGACGTGATCGAGGTTGCCCTTGTTGATCGCGGCGACGCAGATCCGGCCGGTGTCGAGGCCGTAGACGCCGAACTCGGCGCGCAGCCGCTGCATCTGCTCGCGGGTGAGCCCCGAGTACGAGAACATGCCGCGCTGCGTGGTGATGTAGCTCAGGTCGTCCGTCACGCCGGCCGCCGTCAGCCCCGCGACGAGGCTGGCGCGCACGCCGCGGATCCGATCGCGCATGCCGGCGAGCTCGGCCTCCCACTGGGCGCGCAGCTGCGGGTCGTCGAGGACGGTCGCGACCACGGATGCGCCGTGCGTCGGCGGGTTGCTGTAGTTGGTGCGGATCAGCACCTTCAGCTGCGACAGCACCCGGGCTGCCTCGGCCGCATCACTGCAGTACGCCGACAGACCGCCGACGCGCTCGCCGTACAGGCTGAAGTTCTTCGAGAACGAGGTGGCCGCGAGGAAGTCGATGTCGGCGGCCGCGAACTTGCCGATCACCGCGCCGTCCTCGGCGATCCCGTCCCCGAAGCCCTGGTAGGCCATGTCCAGGAACGGGACCAGCCCGCGCTCCTGGACGACGGCCACCACCTCGTCCCACTGCTCGCCGGTCAGGTCGTAGCCCGTCGGGTTGTGGCAGCAGGCGTGCAGGACGACGACGGTGTCGGCCGGCGCGCTGCGCAGGGTCGCGAGCATCGCGTCGAACTTGATGCCGCGGGACGCCGCGTCGTAGTACGGGTAGGCGGACACCTCGAAGCCGGCGCGGGCGAACACCCCCAGGTGGTTCTCCCAGGACGGGTCGCTGATCAGTACCTGGGCGCCGGGGTAGGTCTGGCGCAGGAAGTCGGCGCCGACGCGCAGCGCGCCGGTACCGCCGAGGGTCTGCACGGTCGAGATCCGGGCCGGGTCGACCGCATCCCCGAAGACCAGCGACTTCACGGCCGCGTCGTACGCCTTCATGCCGTCGATCGGCAGGTAGCCACGCGCGGTGGGGCTGGCCGCCAGCTTCTCCTCGGCCGCGCGGACGCAGCCCAGCAGCGGGATCCTGCCGCTGTCGTCGTAGTAGACGCCGACCGCGAGGTTGACCTTCTGCGGGTTGTCGTCGGTGTTGAAGGCCTCGGTGAGCCCGAGGATCGGGTCGCGCGGCGCCTCGGTGACGGAGGAGAACAAAGCCATGCCCCGATCGTAGTGGGTGCGCCGGAGCGGCTTGGCACGAGCCAGCGCGCGGGTCGGAGCGGTCGAAAGCGCCGCGCGGCCGCGTGCGGGGCAGCGGGCCCGGTACGGCAGACTGAGGGGTGTTCAGCTCGCTACGAGAGGGCCACCATGACCGACCCAAGCACGCCATCGACGTACGCCGCCGCGGGGGTAGACCTCGAGGCCGGTGACCGCGCCGTCGAGCTGATGAAGGCCAAGGTCGCCACCGCGACCCGCCCGGAGGTCGTCGGCGGGCTCGGCGGCTTCGCGGGGCTGTTCCAGCTCGACGTCAGCAAGTGGCGCCGGCCGCTGCTCGCGTCGTCCACCGACGGCGTCGGGACCAAGGTTGCCATCGCCCGGCAGCTCGACAAGCACGACACGATCGGGCAGGACCTCGTCGCGATGGTCGTCGACGACATCGTCGTCTGCGGCGCCGAGCCGCTGTACCTGCAGGACTACATCGCCTGCGGCAAGGTCGTCCCCGAGAAGATCGCCGCGATCGTCGGCGGCATCGCCGACGGCTGCCGGCTGGCCGGGACGGCGCTCGTGGGTGGAGAGACCGCCGAGCACCCCGGGCTCATGGACCCGGACGAGTACGACGTGGCGGCGTGCGCGACCGGCATCGTCGAGGCCGACCGGGTGCTCGGACCGGACCGCGTGCGAGCCGGTGACCGGCTGGTGGCGCTGGCGTCGTCCGGGTTCCACTCCAACGGCTACAGCCTCGTGCGCAAGGTGGTGGCCGACGCCGGCCTCGACCTCATGTCGACGCCCCAGGACCTCGGCACCACCCTCGGGGAGGCGCTGCTGGAGCCGACCCGGATCTACACGCTGCCGCTGCTCGAGCTGCTGGGCCAGGTCGACGTGCACGCGATGTGCCACGTCACCGGCGGCGGCATCCCGGGCAACCTGCCGCGCGTGCTGCCGGACGGGCTCGGCGCCACGGTGGACCGCTCGACCTGGGCGCTGCCGCCGCTGTTCTCGCTGATCACCCGGGCCGGCGGGATCGACCGCGCGGAGGCCGAGCGGGCGTTCAACGTCGGCGTCGGGATGCTCGTCGCGCTGCCGGCCGGGGACGCCGACCGCGCGGTGCGCCAGCTGACCGAGTCAGGTCTGGACGCGTGGGTGTGCGGAGAGATCACCGCGCAGGCGGACGCCGCGACGACGATGGTGGGCGACTACCGGTAACGGCAGGGAGGCGACGACCTCAGCCTGCGCTGCGGCGGCCCGGCTCGGGCTCGTCGTCGTAGTCGGCGTACTTGCTGGCGAGGTCCGCGTACGGGTCGTCCTCGAACTCCACGTCGTCGGCGGGCGCGGCGGACGAACCACCGAGCTCACGCTGCAACGCGGTCAGATCGGTGTCCGGCGAGAAGTACTTCAGCTCGCGAGCAACCTTGGTCTGCTTTGCCTTTGCACGGCCGCGCCCCATGGCTCGACCCCCTCATACGCAGTGCGGGACGCATGTAGATGCGACCCGGGATCCATTAGTCATATCGTGCCGACAAGACTACCTGTCTTTGGTCGCTTCGCCCACCTCGCACCGGCCAACGCGGCGCGTGTCTCACGGCCGGGTTGCGCTGACGGCGAAATCCGCGAGGTCGCGGGCTCTGCGGCCTTATCGTCGGGGAGTGTTTGCGTCGTACAAGAGCTCGCTGCGAGTCTATGAGCCCCTGTGGTCCTTCGACCCCGCCGCGCGTGCCCGGTGGGCCCGCTACGTGCTGCGGGGCGCCTCCGACGGATCGCTGGAACGTGAGCGCGGCGCGATGCTGCAGGCCGTGCTCGGACCGCGTGTCGACTTCCGGCTGCTGGACGTCGACGAGGAGGCGCTGCTCGACGAGTGGAACGGCAACCAGGTGGTCTGCCCGCTCGACACCCAGTCGCGGGCCCTGCAGGCGATCGTCGACTCCGAGTGGAAGCTGCCGTATCCGCTGAGCGACGTCACCCTCGGCCGCTCGGTGCGTCGGCAGGCCGCCGGTCGCCAGCTGCGTCCGCGGGCCGCGGTGCCGCGCGATGCGAAGGACCACGTGCTCACCAGCGCCTGGGACGTCCCGTTCTGGTGGTCGCTGATGTTCACGCAGGCGGACGCCGTACCGACCGAGGACCCCGAGACGCTCGTCTACCGGGTCGGGATCGTGGATGCGCAGAAGCGCGGCGAGCTGGCCCTCGAGCTGATCTCCCAGACGTTCGGGGTAACCACGTTCATCTCCGACCTCGACGTGGTGATCCGCTGGCTGCGCACCTTCGACCGCGATGCGATGGTCGAGCTCGACTACGGCTCGCTGGGCAGTCTGGTCACCACGCTGAGCCAGAGCGAGGACGACTCGCTCGCGCTCGCCGGTGAGGCGATCGAGCACCTGCAGGACGGCGACCTCGAGCAGGCGTTGCACGCCTACCAGGAGTACGTCTCCACGTGGGAGGACGTCGGGCGCCTGGAAGGCTGGAACTGAACCTTCCGCGCCGCGATCGATGCCGCCGCTCCACGATCAACGCCGCCGCGCCGCGATCTCTGCGCGCAGCCAGGCGGCGGTCCGGTCGACGAGGTGCGAGCCGATCGCCGCGACGACGGTGACCTCGACGGCCCGCCGGCTGAGCGCCTCGCCGGTGGGTGCGGTGGCGCGAGCCCACTCGGAGAAGTCGTTGACGTGCAGGAAGATCGAGCCGTCGGTGCCCGGGAGGTCGCCGGCGTCGCGGATGAACACGCCGAGACAGAACAGGGCCAGCCACAGCAGGACGTGCGCGACGCGGGTACGGACGCTCACGTCCTCGGGATGGCGCGCCATGCCGACCGCGACCAGGCAGAGCACGAACGCGACGGCGAGCCCGGTCACGGCGTACGGAATGAGCATCCACCCGGCGTAGCCGAGCAGCACGTGCCCGAAGCACACGAACAGCAGCAGGGCGACGTCCAGAACGGCGACGTGCTCGAAGCTCCGCCGGCGCGGCTGCGACGGCGGTGGCCGGGACGCCGGAACCGGGTGCACCCGGGGTGTCACGGCGAATCGCGCGGGGTGGGCGGCAGGTGGGTCGGCGCCGTCTGCCATGGGCACCTCCCTGCTGGATCGGACTCCGGCACGAGCGATGCTGCCACCGCCGTCCGGCACGCGTCGCCGCCTGATGCCGGGTTGTGGATAACCCCGCGGATTGTGAGGGGTGCGAACAATCCGCGCTGGCGGGGCGCGTAACGTCCACCACAGGACAGCGGAGGAGTGCGTATGGCGGCCGAGGTGATCGGGCACAAGCAGAAGCAGGCGTGGCTGGACAAGGTGCTGCCACCGGTGGAGGAGGTCCAGCCGGGCCTCTGGTCGATCCCGGTGGAGATCCCGATCCGGCCGCTGCGGTACGTGCTCGTGTACGTCCTCGAGCGGCCGGACGGCGTGGCGATCATCGATGCCGGATGGAACGACCAGAAGTCGTACGACGCGCTCGAGGCGGGGCTCCGCCAGGGCGGCTACGCGATCAGCGACATCAAGGACGTGCTGATCACCCACGTGCACCCCGACCACTTCGGCCTGGCGAAGCGGCTGCGCGAGGAGACCGGTGCCCGCATCGCGCTGCACCGCGCCGAGGCCAAGACGCTGATGGTCGAGCAGGGCCAGGAAGTGCAGTGGCAGATGGAGGCCGACGCGCACGGCGTGCAGCACGGCCTCCCGGAGGCCGACCGCGCCCTGATGCAGCGCGAGGTCGGCGAGTTCCGCCGCTTCGTCGATCACTCGCCGCCGGACGTGCTCATCGAGGACGGCGAGCGCCTCGACCTGCCCGGCTGGCAGCTCGACGGCGTGTGGACCCCCGGACACACCCCGGGGCACATGTGCTTCGTGGACGCCGAGCGCAAGGTGATGTTCACCGGTGACCACGTGCTGCCGCGGATCACGCCCAACATCTCGGTGCACTCCAACAACCCGCCGGACTCGCTGGCGAGGTACCTGAACTCCCTGACCAAGGTCGCCAAGGTCGCCGACGCGATCGCCGATCTGCAGGGCCTGCCCGGCCATGAGTACCGGTACGCCGGGATCCGGGCACGCGCCGAGGAGCTCATCGCGCACCACGAGGAACGGCTGTCCGAGCTGCTCGACGTGCTGCGCGACCAACCCGGCCTGACAGCCTTCGAGATCTCGCAGCGGCTCACGTGGGCGCGCGACTGGTCGACGTTCCAGTTCCCGGAGCGCCGGTCGGCGCTGGGGGAGGCGGTCTCGCACATCGAGCTGCTGCAGCAGCGCGGGCTGGTGCGCACCGCACCCGGCGAGACCAACCACTGGTCGCTCACCGAGGCCGCCGTCCGCTGACCCGGACGCCGGCGGGCCCGCGCCGCGGGTCCCATGGCTCGCCCTCTCGCGGTGGGTTGTGCCCCGCTGCGGGGCGATCAGCGTGGTGCAACCCACCGCGAGCGGCGCCCGGAACACCCGTTCCCCGCGAGACGTTGGTCAGGCATGATCCACCTCATCGCCGTGCTGATCTCGATCGCCGGGCTGCTCGCCGTCGCCGGTGACGCCGGCTATCTGATGCTCCTCGACAACGCCGCGAAGACCCGCGGGGCCGCGGGCCGCCCGGTCAACGACTACGTCCGGTCGCAGTGGAGGACCGTCGCCGCCGCGGGCGGCGCGGGCCTGCTGGCGCTGCTGCTGACCAGCGGCGGCTGGTTCGTCGACATCCTCGCGATGCTCATCGCCGCCGGCGCCGGCACGATCGCCGCCGGGCACCTGGGCAAGGTGCGGCAGAAGTACGGCGACACCCCGCAGCTCGGGGCGTAGCCCCGGCCGCTCGGCTACTCCGTGTCGCGGCCTGCGGTGGTGGCGATGCCGCCGTCCACCGCGAGGACGCTGCCCGTCACGTACGACGAGGCGCGCCCCGAGAGGTAGACGACCGTGCCGGCGATGTCGTCCGGGCGGCCGATTCGCCCGAGCGGCGAGGACGCCGCGATCGCGGCGCCGTTGGCGGCCAGCGTCGCCTCCATCATCTTCGACTCGAACGGCCCCGGCGCGATCGCGTTGACCGTGATGTACCGGCTGCCGAGGTTGTACGCGAGCACCCGCGTCATCTGGTGGATCGCCGCCTTGCTCGGCCCGTACGCGAAGGCGGTGTGCCGCGGCACGTGGATGCCGTCGATCGAGCCGACGTTGATCACCCGGCTGGGATCGTCCTGCGACGCGTTCTTCTCCAGCATCGGCAGGAACGCCTCGGTGAGGAAGAACGGCGCCTTCACGTTGAGGTCGAAGACCTTGTCCCAGGCGGCCGGCGGGTACTCGCCGAGCTCGGCGCCCCACGTGGCGCCGGCGTTGTTCACCAGGATGTCGAGGGCGTCCTCCCGTCCGCCGATCTCCGCGGCGAGCTCCCGGCACGCCTCGGGGGTCGACAGGTCGGCCGACAGGCCCGTGACGTCGCCGTGCGCCGAGAGGTCGCGGACGGCGTCCTCCACGGCAGCGGCCTTGCGCGAGACGATGTACACCCGGGCACCAGCGTCGAGCAGGCCTCGAGCGGCCATCTTGCCGATGCCGCGGCTGCCGCCGGTGACGACGGCGACCTTGCCGGAGAGACCGAACAGTGATTCGAGAGCAGTCATGTGCTCACTCTCCCATGCCGCTCCGGGCATGATCAGGGGACAGAGCCACCGAGCCGAGGGAGCCGCCGATGCCTGGACACCTGCTGCGGAACGACCTGCGCGCGCACCCGCCCCGCGCGGTCACCGCCGAGGGCGTCTGGATCACCGACACGGAAGGGAAGCGCTACCTCGACGGTTGCTCGGGCGCGGTCGTGAGCAACATCGGGCACGGTCACCCCACGGTCGTGCAGGCGATCCGCGAGCAGGCGGGCCGGCTGACGTTTGCGCACCGCAGCGCCTTCGACACGGCCGCGCTCACCGATCTGGCGGACCGGCTCTGCGCGTTCACCGGGCTGGACGCCGCCTGGTTCGTCGGCTCCGGCTCGGAGGCCACCGAGGCCGCCATCCAGCTCGCCGTGCAGTTCCACCGGGAGCGGGGGGAGCCGCGGCGCACGCAGTTCGTGTCCTTCCGCCGCGGCTATCACGGCAACACCCTCGGTGGGCTGAGCCTCTCGGGGAACGCCCGCCGCGACGCCGTCGCCGAGCTCGTGCACGACTTCCCGGCGCTCCCCGAGCCGTACGCGTACCGCTTCCAGGGCGGACGCACCGAGAGCGAGTGGGTCGCCGACCTGGTCGCCGGCGCGCGGCGCGTCCTGGCCGAGCGGGCCGAGACCCTGGCCGCCGTGGTCGTCGAGCCGGTGGGCGGCGCCACGATGGGCGCCACCGTGCCGCCGATCCGCTACCTGCGGGCGATCCGCGAGCTGTGCGACAAGCTCGGGCTGCTGCTCGTCGCCGACGAGGTCATGAGCGGCATGGGCCGGTGCGGTACGCCGCTGGCGATCGACCAGTTCGGCGTCCGCCCCGACATCGCCGTGGTCGGGAAGGGGCTGGGAGCCGGGTACACCCCGATCGCGGCCGCCCTGGTCGACGGCCGGGTGCATGAGGCGCTGCTGGCCGGGTCGGGTCGGGTGCTGGGCGGCCACACCTACGCCGGCAACCCGCTGTCGGCGCGCACGGCGCTCGCCGTGCTCGACGTGCTCGAGGAGGAGGCGGTGCTGGAGCGGGGCGCGCGGGCGGCGGTGCGCCTCCGGTCCGGCCTGCAGACGATCGCGGCTCGGCACCCCCTCGTCGCCGAGACGCGCGGTCTGGGGATGCTGCAGGCGATCGAGCTGGACGTCGACGGCTCGACGCCGCAGGGAGCCCGGGCCCAGCGGCTGTCCGCGGCGGCCCGCGAGCGCGGCCTGCTGCTGTATCCCACCACCGGTGGCGTGAACGACGCGCTGCTCGTGGCTCCGCCGCTGACCATCACCGACGACGAGCTCGACGAGCTCCTGGCGCGGCTGTCGGACGCCGTGGAGGCGCTCGCGGCTACCGAGGGCGACCGCTGACCGGGTCCCGGTCGGTGATGCAGTAGGGCATCCCGGACGGATCCATCAGCCGCGTCCACTCGGCGAACTCCTCGATCTCGACGGCGCCGAGCGCGATGTGCCGCAGTATCTCGGCGTCCCGGTCGGTCGTGCCGACGTCGAGGTGTGCGGCCACCTGGCGCAGCCGGGAGTCGCGCTGAAGCAGAATGCGCAGCGGGAAGCGCGGGTCGTCCTGCAGGAGCCGGAACGTCGCCCTGGTGAGCTGGCGGTACGGCCGCTCGATGAGGCCGCTCCAGAAGTCGGACTCGCTGCTCCACAGGGCGGCCGGGACGTCGA
It includes:
- a CDS encoding sterol carrier family protein translates to MAKTDPARTRAAMDAVTGWLDDEAATPPRAELAAAVRLSARYLALLHPGGAVELRVPPFVAVQCLEGLDHRRGTPPNVVETDPRTWLLLATGRLAWTDALAAGRVVASGARADLSAVLPVLPTR
- the purF gene encoding amidophosphoribosyltransferase, whose translation is MQPAREPREIRDEPREECGVFGAWAPGEDVSKLAYYGLYALQHRGQEAAGIAVSDGSQIVVYKDVGLVSQVFDEATLSSLRGHIAVGHCRYSTTGGSSWENSQPTFRTTSTGTSIALGHNGNLVNTAELARRAEEHGVPGMSGTSTDSDLVTALLASRPDLSVEAAAMELLPTLRGAFSLVFCDEHTLYAARDAHGVRPMVLGRLERGWVVASETAALDIVGASFVREIEPGELIAIDEDGLRSERWATPTPKGCVFEYVYLARPDTTIAGRGVHAARVEIGRRLAREHPVEADLVIPTPESGTPAAIGYAEESGIPYGQGLVKNAYVGRTFIQPSQTIRQLGIRLKLNPLRDVIRGKRLVVVDDSIVRGNTQRALVRMLREAGAVEVHVRISSPPVKWPCFYGIDFASRAELIANGLDNDGIRTTLGADSLGYVSLDQLVKATEQPASRLCTACFSGEYPIELPSADLIGKHVLEGVQRRVDADPADGLESLEASSGAEDAVRRP
- a CDS encoding amino acid aminotransferase, which encodes MALFSSVTEAPRDPILGLTEAFNTDDNPQKVNLAVGVYYDDSGRIPLLGCVRAAEEKLAASPTARGYLPIDGMKAYDAAVKSLVFGDAVDPARISTVQTLGGTGALRVGADFLRQTYPGAQVLISDPSWENHLGVFARAGFEVSAYPYYDAASRGIKFDAMLATLRSAPADTVVVLHACCHNPTGYDLTGEQWDEVVAVVQERGLVPFLDMAYQGFGDGIAEDGAVIGKFAAADIDFLAATSFSKNFSLYGERVGGLSAYCSDAAEAARVLSQLKVLIRTNYSNPPTHGASVVATVLDDPQLRAQWEAELAGMRDRIRGVRASLVAGLTAAGVTDDLSYITTQRGMFSYSGLTREQMQRLRAEFGVYGLDTGRICVAAINKGNLDHVVRSMAAVING
- the purM gene encoding phosphoribosylformylglycinamidine cyclo-ligase; the protein is MTDPSTPSTYAAAGVDLEAGDRAVELMKAKVATATRPEVVGGLGGFAGLFQLDVSKWRRPLLASSTDGVGTKVAIARQLDKHDTIGQDLVAMVVDDIVVCGAEPLYLQDYIACGKVVPEKIAAIVGGIADGCRLAGTALVGGETAEHPGLMDPDEYDVAACATGIVEADRVLGPDRVRAGDRLVALASSGFHSNGYSLVRKVVADAGLDLMSTPQDLGTTLGEALLEPTRIYTLPLLELLGQVDVHAMCHVTGGGIPGNLPRVLPDGLGATVDRSTWALPPLFSLITRAGGIDRAEAERAFNVGVGMLVALPAGDADRAVRQLTESGLDAWVCGEITAQADAATTMVGDYR
- a CDS encoding DUF3073 domain-containing protein, which codes for MGRGRAKAKQTKVARELKYFSPDTDLTALQRELGGSSAAPADDVEFEDDPYADLASKYADYDDEPEPGRRSAG
- a CDS encoding MBL fold metallo-hydrolase, producing the protein MAAEVIGHKQKQAWLDKVLPPVEEVQPGLWSIPVEIPIRPLRYVLVYVLERPDGVAIIDAGWNDQKSYDALEAGLRQGGYAISDIKDVLITHVHPDHFGLAKRLREETGARIALHRAEAKTLMVEQGQEVQWQMEADAHGVQHGLPEADRALMQREVGEFRRFVDHSPPDVLIEDGERLDLPGWQLDGVWTPGHTPGHMCFVDAERKVMFTGDHVLPRITPNISVHSNNPPDSLARYLNSLTKVAKVADAIADLQGLPGHEYRYAGIRARAEELIAHHEERLSELLDVLRDQPGLTAFEISQRLTWARDWSTFQFPERRSALGEAVSHIELLQQRGLVRTAPGETNHWSLTEAAVR
- a CDS encoding SDR family oxidoreductase; its protein translation is MTALESLFGLSGKVAVVTGGSRGIGKMAARGLLDAGARVYIVSRKAAAVEDAVRDLSAHGDVTGLSADLSTPEACRELAAEIGGREDALDILVNNAGATWGAELGEYPPAAWDKVFDLNVKAPFFLTEAFLPMLEKNASQDDPSRVINVGSIDGIHVPRHTAFAYGPSKAAIHQMTRVLAYNLGSRYITVNAIAPGPFESKMMEATLAANGAAIAASSPLGRIGRPDDIAGTVVYLSGRASSYVTGSVLAVDGGIATTAGRDTE
- a CDS encoding aminotransferase family protein, with amino-acid sequence MPGHLLRNDLRAHPPRAVTAEGVWITDTEGKRYLDGCSGAVVSNIGHGHPTVVQAIREQAGRLTFAHRSAFDTAALTDLADRLCAFTGLDAAWFVGSGSEATEAAIQLAVQFHRERGEPRRTQFVSFRRGYHGNTLGGLSLSGNARRDAVAELVHDFPALPEPYAYRFQGGRTESEWVADLVAGARRVLAERAETLAAVVVEPVGGATMGATVPPIRYLRAIRELCDKLGLLLVADEVMSGMGRCGTPLAIDQFGVRPDIAVVGKGLGAGYTPIAAALVDGRVHEALLAGSGRVLGGHTYAGNPLSARTALAVLDVLEEEAVLERGARAAVRLRSGLQTIAARHPLVAETRGLGMLQAIELDVDGSTPQGARAQRLSAAARERGLLLYPTTGGVNDALLVAPPLTITDDELDELLARLSDAVEALAATEGDR